The Fusarium musae strain F31 chromosome 10, whole genome shotgun sequence DNA window TTGGACTTGAGAGCAAGGACGAGGAGTGCCTGGCTCATTGGGAATACATCAACCCCGTTGCAGATGGAGATTATGGCAAGTTCTCATTATACTTCGCAGATCGATTGTATGAGTTGTACAAAGACAGATTGGATGAGAATGAGGGCCACGCACCACGTTTTGGGTTTCTTGGGTGGGATGGCCTTTGACTTTCGGTTACGTGGTTGCACAGCTAGAATCGACACATCAACATGTCTAATTTGCCAAATCAGATTACATCGTCACTGGTTCCAAACCATCCGAGCAtaaactaggttctctctgccggaataagctctcagccacaagcctcaactgcaaataacacttctagcccacaacttagacatccgAGCATAAACATTTGCTGTGACTAGTAATTATCCTCAGTCCATACAAACATATAACCACCCACACAGATTGAACGACACACAGCTTGTTTCCTCACAAACTAAGTAAATGGCAAGCTGTGACAAagttaaaaggtaaaaagagGCTCTGGCCCCAATTCACAAatgtaaattaaaaaacacGAATTAACATGTATTCagatggctgctgctgcgtaAGTTTGCACAAACCATAAGCCACCTCTTCAAACTCAGACTCTAAGTCACTCAGTGCAaactttctattttattcAAATGCAGATGGCGTATATATTTCCACCATCCCCCAATAAAATGCTCTTGACTCGTCCACATTTGCTCAACCTTTCTGCCCAGCCGCTCATCTGTCGAACGTAATTGACAACCACTATTGAAGATCATGGAGGAACGCACGTTTCCCCTCTTCTCACAACTCTCTCCAGAGCTTCGGGAACAGATCTGGAAGTCGGCGGCACGCCCAGACAAGCCGGGTGTTCAAGTATTTCGGGTGTATGATGCTGAACTCGACAACCCGGGTAATGCCAACGATATCATGGGACTTTCAGTCACCGACCCGTCTCAGATGCTATGGGGCCTAGCCGCTCATCCGCCTTGCCCGCCTCGCCTTGCACTTCCGTTATGGAACAAATACCCAGAAAGTGTCGACGACACAAGCGACCACAATATATCCACATATATGTTAGATGGCTCGCTATTGACTGCCTGTCAAGAGTCCAGATCTATGATGAAACGTTTCGATAGAAACAAAACGTCTCGCAAGTGCTACGATGAATCAAGAGCTGGATATTACCTCTCAGGTGGTGCCCCATCATACATCACCATTTATCCCAAGACAGACTTGATTATCTTGCAATTTGAAGATATTTTTGACTTTAAATGGGACTCTCTTCAAGATCTATTGCATCAAAAAGGAAGTTGTCACCCCGACATTCGCCACATAGGCGTCGAGTATGACGAGCGGTGGGGCATCGAGCTTTTCGAAGAGGATCGAAACATAAACCTGTGGATGAAGCCAGTCGATTTTGCGTTCTCCAAGCTGTTCGAGCTTGCTGAAGCAATGACGTATCTTAGCATTTGGCTGATCGATCATAACCTGAAACGGCGCAAGGGTGCTCCCTCTTTTAAAGCCAGCAATAAACTAGGTTCTCtttactagaataagcttatagctataagccttaactataaataacacttttagcctataatttaaatattaatattataataattaactaatagttataatataaagctaatataataagaacttaaataataattttttaattaactttaaaaatatataaaaagttacttttaattttttaattaaaaaaagttaatttaatattatatatattttaaatctttaaaatagtagcttttatattaataaaattaattttttattaatattaattatattaaatattaaatattaataattatattaataaaattataattatattttaaattatattaatatataaaaaggcttttaagtattaattaactatatttactttaaatttatattttttatattactttatattattttataatttaatttaatttattattaacttattaaactagctttagcttactaatatttatagtttttcctttaatattaaaacctttattttataatttacttttttattttttttttcttttttttttcttttcctttactttataatagcccttaattcctataatataatatttatattattaatttaattactttaactatatattttacttttataaattatacttaatattagctattattactacttaatttaataactataataaaagcttattattttattaataggttttaatcttactttaagtaattaattaggctttttaaggcctttaacttaattataatagttaagataatagatatattttatatatctagaagccttataatataattaaagattataaaattaacttattatattaatattaatttattaatatataataagtttttacttataatatttaaatattaaaaaaaggtatataaattaaagatattattaatattaaaattattaatattagttaaattactatttatataattattaactactataataaaatagttatagctattaatagtaattatatagtaatatatttataatagcttatttagttcttagcttattttaaaatagtttatttaagttaaagctttagtattaattaccttaactaagtaataataaaaaaggtatttagcttattaaagctaaagaaaatatctttttatatttatagattaaggctatttatttagttaaattataaggttaaaggctatagtgctatataatcttaagatttacttttaaagttattatattttttaatattatatataatactttatatataatatattaaaaaaataagtattatattatattatttttattatataagaccttattagctatactttatatattattataaatatattttaatattttaatataaaaaggctttaaaatataattatagctataataaatttaattataaagctattataaagtatatctttatataaaactttaattaattaaataataaattttttatttaatttactttttttaattataaaattattatttatataatagcttatagtaaattctttataaaagttattttaattatttaataaaagaaagtaatattattttttttaaataacttaaaaaataaaaaaaaaattaaaataattaaaaaactactttaagaaaattatatttaaattatatttatatttaatatataaatagtaatttattaaaaatgacttttaaatataatatataataattaaatttattaaaaaatactaatatataaaaaaagcttaatttaattaaaaaaagttttataataatatatatattagtattattaaggctaaaagaaagtttaaggtaattagaaagtagtagtagtattaagtttataagctagttataaggttagaaaatatacttcGGTTTTAACATAATAGGCCAGTAATGAACAGGAGTTTTGCAACCCCTACCTCGATACGCCATTTTATGCCAACGACAGAAAGTTCCTCAAAGTCAACTTTGAGCAGGGAGAGGATTGTTTGGATCAGTGGCAATACATAAAGCCAATGCCTGATGGGGATTATCGAAAGTCTTCTCTGCATTTTGCAGATCGACTTCGAAAAGAAATATGCGATTATGCCTGCAGAGAGGACTGCATTGTGTCGCATTGTTCCTGTTACCTTGGTCTACTTGGGCGGGACGACATTTGAGCATTGGATTCCGTGCATGCATGGACTCTTATC harbors:
- a CDS encoding hypothetical protein (EggNog:ENOG41); this encodes MEERTFPLFSQLSPELREQIWKSAARPDKPGVQVFRVYDAELDNPGNANDIMGLSVTDPSQMLWGLAAHPPCPPRLALPLWNKYPESVDDTSDHNISTYMLDGSLLTACQESRSMMKRFDRNKTSRKCYDESRAGYYLSGGAPSYITIYPKTDLIILQFEDIFDFKWDSLQDLLHQKGSCHPDIRHIGVEYDERWGIELFEEDRNINLWMKPVDFAFSKLFELAEAMTYLSIWLIDHNLKRRKGAPSFKASNKLGSLY